The following proteins come from a genomic window of Corallococcus sp. NCRR:
- a CDS encoding peptidylprolyl isomerase: protein MKNLVAFLAAVMLFTGATSARAELVDKVAAVVNRDIIPLSEVQQRAAPELQRVNSEIDPHKRAEARAQLMKTALDTLIGEKLMESETQQLGITTTEAEVDELVQDVLKQNNVSDMSQFEQLLKNEGFTLAGYKDMLRKRVVRDKLLRMKVGPKVKVTEEDLKAAYTQYTRMESEDVEVHARHILVQVDAKATPEQVAAAKQKAEGIAQEARRPGMDFAALARARSEGPSASDGGDLGYFKRGVMVPAFEKAAFNLKEGEVSEPIRTNFGWHILKVEERRNIAVASFEEMKPKLESKLLNEKTEKFLDQYVQELRSKANVEVKM from the coding sequence ATGAAGAACCTGGTGGCGTTCCTGGCGGCGGTGATGCTCTTCACGGGGGCGACGTCCGCCCGCGCGGAGCTGGTGGACAAGGTGGCGGCGGTGGTGAACCGCGACATCATCCCGCTGTCGGAGGTGCAGCAGCGCGCCGCGCCGGAGCTCCAGCGCGTGAACTCCGAAATCGACCCGCACAAGCGCGCCGAGGCCCGCGCGCAGCTGATGAAGACCGCGCTGGACACGCTCATCGGCGAGAAGCTGATGGAGTCGGAGACCCAGCAGCTGGGCATCACCACCACCGAGGCGGAGGTGGATGAGCTGGTGCAGGACGTGCTCAAGCAGAACAACGTCAGCGACATGAGCCAGTTCGAGCAGCTGCTCAAGAACGAGGGCTTCACGCTCGCCGGCTACAAGGACATGCTCCGCAAGCGCGTGGTGCGCGACAAGCTCCTGCGCATGAAGGTGGGCCCCAAGGTGAAGGTCACCGAGGAGGACCTGAAGGCCGCGTACACGCAGTACACGCGCATGGAGAGCGAGGACGTGGAGGTGCACGCCCGCCACATCCTGGTGCAGGTGGACGCCAAGGCCACGCCGGAGCAGGTGGCCGCCGCGAAGCAGAAGGCGGAGGGCATCGCGCAGGAGGCCCGCCGGCCGGGCATGGACTTCGCGGCCCTGGCGCGCGCCCGCAGCGAGGGCCCCAGCGCGTCGGACGGCGGTGACCTGGGCTACTTCAAGCGCGGCGTGATGGTGCCCGCCTTCGAGAAGGCCGCCTTCAACCTCAAGGAGGGTGAGGTCAGCGAGCCCATCCGCACCAACTTCGGCTGGCACATCCTCAAGGTGGAGGAGCGCCGCAACATCGCCGTGGCCTCCTTCGAGGAGATGAAGCCCAAGCTGGAGTCCAAGCTCCTCAACGAAAAGACGGAGAAGTTCCTGGACCAGTACGTCCAGGAGCTGCGCTCGAAGGCCAACGTCGAAGTGAAGATGTGA
- a CDS encoding HPF/RaiA family ribosome-associated protein produces MKRALRITYRGMETSDTLNEHIRDQAEKLEQFHDGITGCNVVVEEPHRHHAQGHRFHVRVELHVPGRDIIADREPAELAAHADAYQAVTDAFEAARRQLQHHADRQHAHHR; encoded by the coding sequence ATGAAGCGCGCACTGCGAATCACCTACCGGGGCATGGAGACGAGCGACACCCTCAACGAGCACATCCGCGACCAGGCGGAGAAGCTGGAGCAGTTCCACGACGGCATCACCGGCTGCAACGTGGTGGTGGAGGAACCCCACCGCCACCACGCCCAGGGGCACCGCTTCCACGTGCGCGTGGAGCTGCACGTGCCGGGCAGGGACATCATCGCGGACCGGGAGCCAGCGGAACTCGCGGCCCACGCGGATGCCTACCAGGCCGTCACCGACGCGTTCGAGGCCGCGCGACGCCAGTTGCAACACCACGCGGACCGCCAGCACGCGCACCACCGCTAG
- a CDS encoding aldo/keto reductase, producing the protein MSLDHYVTLGRSGLRVSPFCLGAMTFGEDLGWGSSVETSNAILDRFIERGGNFIDTANVYTFGHAEKIIGDHIGKHPAKRDRVVIATKFFGNLFERDPNGGGAGRKSVMAACDESLRRLQTDYIDLYWMHAWDANTPIEETMRALDDLVRSGKVRYVGFSDTPAWKVAQAQVTAFFRGWAPLVALQIEYSLLERTVEGELIPMARELGLGVTPWSPLRSGVLSGKYTRENAGKQKADRGAWAEASLNEKTYRLIDVLQRVAKEQNTSVARVSLAWVQGRPGVASTILGARTLEQLDNNLGALDVKLTPEQVKALDDESQPTLNFPAAFLQGAPSFMHAGLRVNGVQAPPSNLTPKAGAPRY; encoded by the coding sequence ATGTCGCTCGACCACTACGTCACCCTGGGCCGCTCCGGCCTGCGCGTCAGTCCCTTCTGCCTGGGCGCCATGACGTTCGGCGAGGACCTGGGCTGGGGCAGCAGCGTGGAGACCTCCAACGCCATCCTGGACCGCTTCATCGAGCGGGGCGGGAACTTCATCGACACGGCGAACGTGTACACGTTCGGGCACGCGGAGAAGATCATCGGGGACCACATCGGGAAGCATCCGGCGAAGCGCGACCGGGTGGTCATCGCCACGAAGTTCTTCGGCAACCTCTTCGAGAGGGATCCGAACGGCGGCGGCGCGGGCCGCAAGTCGGTGATGGCGGCGTGCGATGAGTCGCTGCGCCGGCTTCAGACGGACTACATCGACCTGTACTGGATGCACGCCTGGGACGCGAACACGCCCATCGAGGAGACGATGCGGGCGCTGGACGACCTGGTGCGCTCCGGAAAGGTCCGCTACGTGGGCTTCTCCGACACGCCCGCGTGGAAGGTGGCGCAGGCGCAGGTGACGGCCTTCTTCCGGGGCTGGGCGCCGCTGGTGGCGTTGCAGATCGAGTACTCGCTGCTGGAGCGCACGGTGGAGGGCGAGCTCATCCCGATGGCACGGGAGCTGGGGCTGGGCGTGACGCCGTGGTCGCCGCTGCGCAGCGGCGTGCTGAGCGGCAAGTACACGCGGGAGAACGCGGGCAAGCAGAAGGCGGACCGGGGTGCGTGGGCGGAGGCGTCGCTCAACGAGAAGACCTACAGGCTCATCGACGTGCTCCAGCGCGTGGCGAAGGAGCAGAACACCTCGGTGGCGCGAGTGTCGCTGGCCTGGGTGCAGGGCCGGCCGGGCGTGGCGTCCACCATCCTGGGGGCGCGCACGCTGGAGCAGCTGGACAACAACCTGGGCGCGCTGGACGTGAAGCTGACGCCGGAGCAGGTGAAGGCGCTGGATGACGAATCCCAGCCCACGCTCAACTTCCCGGCGGCCTTCCTCCAGGGCGCGCCGTCCTTCATGCACGCGGGCCTGCGCGTGAACGGGGTCCAGGCCCCGCCCAGCAACCTGACGCCCAAGGCAGGCGCCCCCCGGTACTGA
- a CDS encoding SRPBCC family protein: protein MTTQAETTKRSTVTFERSYTATLDEVWELWTTKDGFESWWGPEGFTVKVHELDARPEGLLRYDMIATAPEQVAFMKQAGMPLSSPSSLTYTELTPKTRLAYRHAVDFIPGVTPYTVSTVVDFEAKGGTVRMTVTSDAMHSEEWTKRASMGMQSQLNKLDKRFQR, encoded by the coding sequence ATGACGACCCAGGCCGAGACCACGAAGCGCAGCACCGTCACCTTCGAGCGCAGCTACACGGCGACGCTCGACGAGGTCTGGGAGCTGTGGACCACGAAGGACGGCTTCGAATCCTGGTGGGGCCCCGAGGGCTTCACCGTGAAGGTGCACGAACTGGACGCGCGTCCGGAAGGCCTGCTGCGCTACGACATGATCGCCACCGCGCCGGAGCAGGTCGCCTTCATGAAGCAGGCGGGCATGCCCCTCTCCAGCCCCAGCAGCCTCACGTACACGGAGCTGACGCCGAAGACACGGCTCGCGTACCGGCACGCGGTGGACTTCATCCCGGGCGTCACGCCGTACACCGTCTCCACGGTGGTGGACTTCGAGGCGAAGGGCGGCACCGTACGGATGACCGTCACGTCCGACGCCATGCACAGCGAGGAGTGGACGAAGCGGGCGTCCATGGGCATGCAGAGCCAGCTCAACAAGCTCGACAAGCGGTTCCAGCGTTAG
- a CDS encoding DUF1360 domain-containing protein, which produces MKAIQETGPFEGYDLEKTHPLGSYAILLGTFSTTVLGFLGWMGASGRSLPERFSGSDLALLGIATHVVTRVVAADKVTAVVRAPFTRFKGNASAGEVSEQARGTGFRRVMGELLDCPFCLSPWVAASFLMSATLRPRQTRFVASIFALSGASFYLHRAYEWLGESLHRTRSQAQMLAKRQQREAEADADVQLPGRGPQVVEPGRAPIPSPS; this is translated from the coding sequence ATGAAAGCGATTCAGGAGACGGGACCGTTCGAAGGGTATGACCTGGAGAAGACGCACCCGCTGGGCTCGTACGCCATCTTGCTGGGGACCTTCAGCACGACGGTGCTGGGCTTCCTGGGCTGGATGGGGGCGTCGGGGCGGAGCCTCCCCGAGCGGTTCAGCGGCTCCGACCTCGCGCTGCTTGGCATCGCCACGCACGTCGTCACCCGGGTGGTGGCGGCGGACAAGGTCACGGCGGTGGTGCGCGCCCCGTTCACGCGGTTCAAGGGCAACGCCAGCGCGGGAGAGGTGAGTGAGCAGGCCCGTGGCACGGGGTTCCGTCGCGTGATGGGCGAGCTGCTGGACTGCCCCTTCTGCCTGAGCCCGTGGGTGGCCGCGTCCTTCCTCATGTCCGCCACGCTGCGTCCCCGTCAGACGCGGTTCGTGGCCTCCATCTTCGCGCTGAGCGGCGCGTCGTTCTACCTCCACCGGGCCTATGAATGGCTGGGCGAGAGCCTGCACCGCACCCGTTCGCAGGCGCAGATGCTGGCGAAGCGGCAGCAGCGCGAGGCCGAGGCCGACGCCGACGTGCAGCTCCCCGGGCGGGGACCGCAGGTGGTGGAGCCGGGCCGCGCGCCCATCCCGTCCCCGAGCTGA
- a CDS encoding ArsR/SmtB family transcription factor, whose amino-acid sequence MNVDVFQTLADPTRRRIVEALKGGELSVNDLVARVDIQQSGVSRHLGILQEAGFVHVRPEGTKRLYSLRPEPFQELDAWVTGYRGLWEARLDRFGQALERRRKARTDAPKSEEEPP is encoded by the coding sequence ATGAATGTTGACGTCTTCCAGACCCTGGCCGACCCCACGCGCCGCCGCATCGTCGAGGCGCTGAAGGGCGGCGAGCTGTCGGTGAACGACCTGGTGGCCCGGGTGGACATCCAGCAGTCGGGTGTCTCCCGTCACCTGGGGATCCTCCAGGAAGCGGGCTTCGTCCATGTCCGCCCCGAGGGCACGAAGCGGCTGTACTCGCTTCGCCCGGAGCCCTTTCAGGAGCTCGATGCCTGGGTCACCGGGTATCGCGGCCTCTGGGAGGCCCGCCTCGACCGGTTCGGTCAGGCGCTCGAGCGAAGACGCAAGGCACGCACGGACGCCCCCAAATCCGAGGAGGAACCCCCATGA
- a CDS encoding AgmX/PglI C-terminal domain-containing protein: MSELLTGDVSSRAQVGGSDFSRDPETFEAELDACLDRALSSETSEEEEIIVPESFATGPLRALLDLASTEETWLQSLPPPSNDDVEPQLTLSAEAANVVIPEWLRADESTSDASCGAVTSWDATPPSPAWATPGSPAEAYAPQPWMPYAPVAPEPPPPAIADASTRILGMSPMSFVSAVAMGALAAGLLVVAGLRLTSKDETQLMPQAQVLTGTVAAPGTQGSATGQQGAMSTQGFYGVPGIQAGTQDLSQSIAGAVNTPALTDAQRAAQALTPNTPVLSGPASAGLTTGLHTLAPDPTPSTKPAAVTPKKAPVAQRAATLEAPEDTGEVREMSFGSEISEEEMALARQAAAEAAAEEAAPPESEIDEDFARELGFTDEAESPEASAPKQAQEKTVYIPPAPTSEREQLAPSDITNVVVTNQPAIAACVQNFKTGTALENGGRFQLRWSVDPAGTVSGVSMETEALKGSPLAGCIEDQVRGWKFPVHRVAMNAPVHYPFVF; encoded by the coding sequence GTGAGCGAGCTACTGACAGGTGATGTGTCTTCGCGGGCGCAGGTAGGCGGTTCGGATTTCTCCCGCGACCCCGAGACCTTCGAAGCCGAGCTGGATGCGTGCCTGGATCGCGCGCTCTCCTCCGAGACCTCCGAAGAAGAAGAGATCATCGTGCCGGAGTCCTTCGCGACCGGCCCGCTGCGCGCGCTGCTCGACCTGGCCTCCACCGAGGAGACCTGGCTCCAGTCGCTGCCGCCTCCCTCCAACGACGACGTCGAGCCCCAGCTCACGCTGTCCGCCGAGGCCGCGAACGTCGTCATCCCGGAGTGGCTGCGCGCGGACGAGTCCACGTCTGACGCCTCCTGCGGCGCCGTGACGTCGTGGGATGCCACGCCGCCGTCGCCCGCCTGGGCCACGCCCGGCTCTCCGGCCGAAGCCTACGCGCCGCAGCCGTGGATGCCGTACGCCCCCGTGGCGCCCGAGCCTCCTCCGCCCGCCATCGCCGATGCGTCCACGCGCATCCTCGGCATGAGCCCCATGTCCTTCGTCAGCGCCGTGGCGATGGGCGCGCTCGCCGCGGGTCTCCTCGTCGTCGCGGGCCTGCGGCTCACGTCGAAGGATGAGACGCAGCTCATGCCGCAAGCGCAGGTCCTGACTGGCACCGTGGCCGCGCCGGGCACGCAGGGCTCCGCTACGGGTCAGCAGGGCGCCATGTCCACGCAGGGCTTCTACGGTGTCCCCGGCATCCAGGCGGGTACGCAGGACCTCTCGCAGTCCATCGCGGGCGCCGTGAACACGCCCGCGCTGACGGACGCGCAGCGCGCTGCGCAGGCCCTCACTCCGAACACGCCTGTCCTGTCGGGCCCCGCGAGCGCGGGCCTGACCACCGGCCTGCACACGCTGGCCCCGGACCCCACGCCGTCCACGAAGCCCGCCGCGGTGACGCCGAAGAAGGCCCCCGTGGCCCAGCGAGCGGCCACGCTCGAAGCGCCCGAGGACACCGGCGAGGTCCGCGAGATGTCCTTCGGCAGCGAAATCTCCGAGGAGGAGATGGCCCTGGCCCGTCAGGCCGCCGCCGAAGCCGCGGCCGAAGAGGCCGCGCCGCCCGAATCCGAAATCGACGAGGACTTCGCCCGCGAGCTCGGCTTCACCGACGAAGCGGAGTCCCCGGAGGCCTCCGCCCCGAAGCAGGCCCAGGAGAAGACCGTCTACATCCCGCCGGCCCCGACCTCCGAGCGCGAGCAGCTCGCGCCCTCGGACATCACCAACGTGGTCGTCACGAACCAGCCCGCCATCGCCGCCTGCGTCCAGAACTTCAAGACCGGCACCGCCCTGGAGAACGGCGGCCGCTTCCAGCTGCGCTGGTCCGTGGACCCCGCCGGCACCGTCTCCGGCGTGTCCATGGAGACCGAGGCCCTGAAGGGCTCCCCGCTCGCCGGCTGCATCGAGGACCAGGTGCGCGGCTGGAAGTTCCCCGTGCACCGCGTCGCCATGAACGCCCCCGTGCACTACCCCTTCGTCTTCTAG
- a CDS encoding S41 family peptidase, with amino-acid sequence MSLPLLVGALLTAAAPSPYLDSRTTGAAYCYDPESPLLHEAFRRPKPTPDTRVDSAALAEDVRFLHQLLRTTYSGWPELLAHRGFDPDAFLQDWSAKVAASGPTVSFQDGVLTPTIAIREALTDNHFGPSGLLSLLREEPRLAFREYQADAPPGLPLTSCDANTVAGAQVDTLRVAPVLKPEGTRGQRLTVSARGGGDARTLQCGDTSVALTVRPVTPSLTFEPKDTYTYEPKGDVGIITIRRFSGPPEAEAGLRRFVADAPRHRKHKLLVFDLRGNSGGNDGYVYEWLDAMVRGPWFSSGEVWMHGAFYPCFEWNSRVQRQAMDGRLDTPEAKAEREALRAKWPVKPEPSRPVFDSGRVEGHAKTPFTGRIVVLVDRNSASSGESGAYALHRATGAPMVGERTGGFLTYGNAPSFVLPRTGFAWVVPTKRNYFADPVEGVGHAVQVYLDAEDLGRPVAELLPRLRKLP; translated from the coding sequence ATGTCTCTTCCCCTGCTAGTGGGTGCCTTGCTGACGGCCGCGGCCCCCTCCCCGTACCTGGACTCGCGGACCACCGGCGCCGCGTATTGCTATGACCCGGAGAGCCCCTTGCTGCACGAGGCCTTCCGCCGGCCGAAGCCCACGCCCGACACGCGCGTGGACAGCGCCGCGCTGGCGGAGGACGTGCGCTTCCTGCACCAGCTCCTGCGCACCACGTACTCCGGCTGGCCGGAGCTGCTCGCGCACCGCGGCTTTGATCCGGATGCCTTCCTCCAGGACTGGAGCGCGAAGGTGGCCGCGTCCGGGCCCACCGTGTCCTTCCAGGACGGCGTCCTCACGCCCACCATCGCCATCCGCGAGGCGCTGACGGACAACCACTTCGGTCCGTCCGGCCTCCTGAGCCTGCTGCGCGAGGAGCCACGGCTCGCCTTCCGCGAGTACCAGGCCGACGCACCTCCGGGGCTCCCGCTCACGTCCTGCGACGCGAACACCGTGGCGGGCGCGCAGGTGGACACGCTGCGGGTGGCGCCGGTGCTGAAGCCGGAGGGCACCCGGGGACAGCGGCTCACGGTGTCCGCGCGAGGCGGGGGCGATGCACGGACGCTCCAGTGCGGTGACACGTCCGTGGCGCTCACGGTGCGCCCCGTGACTCCGTCTCTGACCTTCGAGCCGAAGGACACCTATACGTACGAACCGAAGGGCGACGTGGGCATCATCACGATCCGCCGCTTCTCAGGGCCGCCCGAGGCCGAAGCCGGGCTGCGCCGGTTCGTCGCGGACGCGCCAAGGCACCGCAAGCACAAGCTGCTGGTGTTCGACCTGCGCGGCAACAGCGGCGGCAACGACGGCTATGTGTACGAGTGGCTGGACGCGATGGTGCGCGGGCCGTGGTTCTCCTCGGGGGAGGTGTGGATGCACGGCGCCTTCTATCCCTGCTTCGAATGGAACTCGCGCGTGCAGCGGCAGGCCATGGATGGCCGGTTGGACACGCCGGAAGCGAAGGCCGAACGTGAAGCCCTCCGTGCGAAGTGGCCGGTGAAGCCAGAGCCCTCGCGGCCCGTGTTCGACAGCGGCCGCGTGGAGGGCCACGCGAAGACGCCCTTCACGGGGCGCATCGTGGTGCTGGTGGACCGGAACTCCGCGTCCTCGGGAGAGAGCGGAGCCTACGCCCTGCACCGCGCCACGGGCGCACCGATGGTGGGCGAGCGGACCGGAGGCTTCCTCACCTACGGCAACGCGCCAAGCTTCGTGCTGCCGCGCACGGGTTTCGCGTGGGTGGTGCCTACCAAGCGCAATTATTTCGCCGACCCCGTGGAGGGCGTGGGACACGCCGTGCAGGTGTACCTGGACGCGGAGGACCTGGGCCGGCCCGTGGCGGAGCTGCTGCCCCGCTTGCGCAAGCTGCCGTGA
- a CDS encoding DUF2079 domain-containing protein has translation MTVSVRQRLWEQLLLPGLVLSWLGVVVMPVWLQAARLCFASYDLGIYTQALARLSFQEPNPWLSVRQVHVFADHFDPVLWLARPLVTVLPAKWAGLVAEAAFVLLSLAPLVWLQARGLLDRTSTALLGALLLFNPGTTAALTFPIHPTTWAMLPWTWLAVAYGLKRTGWMLGALVLLFACKEEFPFVGLVLAGGLWLRGERRAALAVFALSAAWLAFVFVGRSGWLGQTVDYRSRLLPEQGQAWGAYLRERLAGKQLSRMGTLLVAFVPLSLWAWRRQWRPDPLWLVLLLPMLAIRFMGMAWRFQYGAPLMAAAVMLFLPLLRQHRPPAWVLLTTGLLLYTTNDNTVRSAWRTTFTPEVFPAHCPATGPRLASVQQALDVLAANPGGRVLLEGQFIAEVGARDDVFAVGGPQLDDLVYDLVLVEKPPAGSIWPLPAGRMEELIDVWRSGPGTQVLIDDAHVFLARGHFTASR, from the coding sequence ATGACTGTTTCGGTCCGACAGCGATTGTGGGAGCAGCTCCTGCTGCCGGGGCTGGTGCTGTCGTGGCTGGGCGTGGTGGTGATGCCGGTATGGCTTCAGGCCGCGCGCCTCTGCTTCGCGAGCTATGACCTGGGCATCTACACCCAGGCCCTGGCGCGTCTGTCCTTCCAGGAGCCGAATCCCTGGCTCAGCGTCCGGCAGGTCCACGTGTTCGCGGACCACTTCGACCCGGTGCTGTGGCTGGCCCGGCCGCTCGTCACGGTGCTGCCCGCGAAGTGGGCGGGGCTCGTGGCGGAAGCGGCCTTCGTCCTGCTGTCGCTCGCGCCGCTCGTGTGGCTCCAGGCGCGAGGGCTGCTGGACCGGACCTCCACCGCGCTCCTGGGCGCGCTGCTGCTGTTCAACCCGGGGACGACGGCCGCGCTCACCTTTCCCATCCATCCCACCACGTGGGCCATGCTGCCGTGGACGTGGCTCGCGGTGGCGTATGGCCTCAAGCGCACGGGGTGGATGCTGGGCGCGCTGGTGCTGCTGTTCGCGTGCAAGGAGGAGTTCCCCTTCGTGGGACTGGTGCTCGCCGGAGGCCTCTGGCTTCGCGGCGAACGGCGGGCCGCGCTGGCGGTGTTCGCGCTGTCCGCGGCGTGGCTCGCGTTCGTGTTCGTGGGGCGCTCGGGGTGGCTGGGGCAGACGGTGGACTACCGCTCGCGGCTGCTGCCGGAGCAGGGACAGGCGTGGGGCGCGTACCTGCGGGAGCGGCTGGCCGGAAAGCAGCTCTCGCGCATGGGCACGCTGCTGGTGGCCTTCGTCCCCTTGAGCCTCTGGGCATGGCGCCGCCAGTGGAGGCCGGATCCGCTGTGGCTGGTGCTGCTCCTGCCCATGCTGGCCATCCGCTTCATGGGCATGGCGTGGCGGTTCCAGTACGGCGCGCCCCTGATGGCCGCCGCGGTGATGCTGTTCCTGCCGCTCCTGCGCCAGCACCGTCCACCGGCCTGGGTGCTGCTGACGACGGGACTGCTGCTCTACACGACCAACGACAACACCGTGCGCTCCGCGTGGCGCACCACCTTCACGCCGGAGGTCTTCCCCGCGCACTGTCCGGCCACGGGCCCGCGCCTCGCGAGCGTCCAGCAGGCGCTGGACGTCCTGGCCGCGAATCCGGGAGGCCGGGTACTGCTGGAGGGCCAGTTCATCGCGGAGGTGGGTGCACGGGACGACGTCTTCGCGGTGGGCGGACCGCAGCTCGATGATCTCGTCTACGACCTGGTGCTGGTGGAGAAGCCCCCTGCTGGCAGCATCTGGCCGCTGCCCGCCGGACGCATGGAGGAGCTCATCGACGTGTGGCGCTCGGGGCCGGGCACCCAGGTGCTCATCGACGACGCGCACGTCTTCCTCGCGCGAGGACACTTCACCGCGAGTCGCTGA
- a CDS encoding RedB protein, with protein sequence MKRPSSRGWLMLAGALWVGGIGTGVVALARYSMTPGAAPATAETWPEGTRLTRRAGRPVLVMLAHPKCTCTRASLSELAEVLTHGEGRADAFVLFLRPEGLEDGWEQGDLWRTAASIPGVTVLSDPDGVEAKRFGATTSGHVVLYGADGRLRFSGGITVARGHVGDSPGREALERVLREDGEGGGTPVYGCALEERRER encoded by the coding sequence ATGAAGAGGCCTTCCAGCCGGGGCTGGCTGATGCTCGCGGGAGCGCTGTGGGTGGGCGGAATCGGCACGGGCGTCGTGGCGCTGGCCCGGTACTCGATGACGCCGGGCGCCGCGCCCGCGACGGCGGAGACGTGGCCCGAGGGAACGCGGCTGACGCGGCGGGCGGGACGTCCGGTGCTGGTGATGCTCGCGCATCCGAAGTGCACCTGCACGCGGGCGAGCCTGTCGGAGCTGGCGGAGGTGCTGACGCACGGGGAGGGACGCGCGGACGCCTTCGTCCTGTTCCTGCGTCCGGAGGGACTGGAGGATGGCTGGGAACAGGGCGACCTGTGGCGCACGGCCGCGAGCATCCCGGGCGTCACGGTGCTGAGCGACCCGGACGGCGTGGAGGCGAAGCGTTTCGGCGCGACGACCTCCGGGCACGTGGTGCTCTACGGCGCGGACGGGCGCCTGCGCTTCAGCGGAGGCATCACGGTGGCGCGAGGGCACGTGGGTGACAGCCCCGGACGCGAGGCGCTGGAGCGCGTGCTGCGAGAGGACGGCGAAGGTGGCGGCACGCCGGTGTATGGCTGCGCGCTGGAGGAGCGCCGGGAGCGCTGA
- the pdxA gene encoding 4-hydroxythreonine-4-phosphate dehydrogenase PdxA: MSPRPVTTADARPRVGISLGDVSGIGPEVTALALAKPAVRRALVPVVFGDGPTLEGFPLFRRWPRVALEDLGRTTGPAVVEVTHLPPKHRVPGKPSREGGKAQYAYVRAAIDAMRAGTVDALCTAPVSKEEISRAGIPFMGHTEVLADAFGVDVLMMMDGPRVRIALATNHVPISALPKLLTVEKLVAQLQLLSRSLEPVVGRKPRIAVLGLNPHAGEGGMLGREEVEVIGPAVRLARAKRVDAQGPIPADGLFARPDEVGAKYDVVLAMYHDQGLIPAKALDFERTVNVTLGLPVPRTSPDHGTAYAIAGTGTASCVPMMEALLKAARLSTGPGRAVTPGASRDPRRPPSGR; encoded by the coding sequence GTGAGCCCGCGCCCGGTGACCACGGCGGACGCGCGCCCCCGCGTGGGCATCTCGCTGGGGGACGTGTCGGGCATCGGGCCGGAGGTGACGGCCCTGGCCCTGGCGAAGCCCGCGGTGCGCCGCGCGCTGGTGCCGGTGGTGTTCGGGGACGGGCCCACGCTGGAGGGCTTTCCCCTCTTCCGCCGCTGGCCTCGCGTGGCCCTGGAGGACCTGGGCCGCACGACAGGGCCCGCGGTGGTGGAGGTCACGCACCTTCCGCCGAAGCACCGCGTGCCGGGCAAGCCCTCGCGCGAAGGTGGCAAGGCGCAGTACGCGTACGTGCGGGCCGCCATCGACGCGATGCGCGCCGGGACGGTGGACGCGCTGTGCACCGCGCCCGTGTCGAAGGAGGAGATTTCGCGCGCGGGCATCCCGTTCATGGGCCACACGGAGGTCCTGGCGGACGCGTTCGGCGTGGACGTGTTGATGATGATGGACGGGCCTCGCGTGCGCATCGCGCTGGCGACGAACCACGTCCCCATCTCCGCGCTGCCGAAGCTGCTGACGGTGGAGAAGCTGGTGGCGCAGCTTCAGTTGCTCTCGCGCAGCCTGGAGCCGGTGGTGGGCCGCAAGCCGCGCATCGCCGTGCTGGGGCTCAACCCTCATGCGGGCGAGGGCGGGATGCTGGGGCGCGAGGAGGTGGAGGTGATTGGCCCCGCCGTCCGCCTCGCGCGGGCGAAGCGGGTGGATGCGCAGGGGCCCATCCCCGCGGACGGACTGTTCGCGCGGCCTGATGAGGTCGGCGCGAAGTACGACGTGGTGCTGGCCATGTACCACGACCAGGGGCTCATCCCGGCCAAGGCGCTGGACTTCGAGCGGACGGTGAACGTGACGCTGGGCCTGCCGGTGCCTCGCACGTCCCCGGACCACGGCACCGCCTATGCGATTGCCGGCACGGGGACCGCGAGCTGCGTGCCCATGATGGAGGCCCTGCTCAAGGCGGCCCGGCTTTCGACGGGCCCCGGACGAGCCGTGACTCCAGGTGCTTCGCGAGATCCTCGCCGTCCTCCTTCGGGTCGATGA